A genomic region of Trichothermofontia sichuanensis B231 contains the following coding sequences:
- a CDS encoding type I-MYXAN CRISPR-associated endonuclease Cas4/Cas1, which yields MVMMADPIARQDSVRVSALHALAYCPRLFYLEEVEELYTQDAAVFAGRRLHVELEQQEDAQWQDLYLESEDLGLRGRLDALRTRSGQLIPYEHKRGRAHRDEANQPQAWDSDRLQILAYACLIESALGTPVAEGRIRYHADNVVVHVPLTDAGRAEVRQAIAAARALRQSDLRPPVTVNERLCARCSLAPVCLPEEARLAHDREWEPVRLFPADDDRQVVHVLEPGSRVGRTGEQLKVARLNQPVELFPIRQVAQVVLHSYAQISTQALHFCADQGVGVHFISGGGRYLGSFDTRQGSIQRRIRQYQALTDGAVCLRLAQRLVMCRGQGQRKFLMRGQRSASPAVQAALKPTIAQMQAVLKQVDRADSLATLLGLEGKLAALYFGALPLLIGEKVPPELRFDGRNRRPPKDRFNALLSFGYALVFKDVMNGILTVGLEPALGFYHQPRSQAAPLALDLLEIFRVPLVDMTVMASVNRGQWDVAADFEVRGPQVWLSEVGRHKFVELYERRKEETWKHPKLGYALSYRRWFELEVRLLEKEWMGEGGLFAQLVLR from the coding sequence ATGGTGATGATGGCTGATCCGATCGCGAGGCAGGATAGTGTGCGGGTATCGGCGCTCCATGCGTTGGCCTACTGTCCGCGTTTGTTTTACCTGGAGGAGGTTGAAGAACTTTATACGCAGGATGCGGCGGTGTTTGCGGGACGACGGCTCCATGTAGAACTGGAGCAGCAGGAGGATGCGCAATGGCAGGATTTGTATTTGGAAAGTGAAGATTTGGGCTTGCGGGGGCGCTTAGATGCCCTGCGCACGCGATCGGGCCAATTGATTCCCTATGAACATAAGCGGGGACGGGCACACCGGGATGAGGCGAATCAACCCCAAGCCTGGGACAGCGATCGCTTGCAAATTCTGGCCTATGCCTGCTTAATCGAGTCGGCGTTGGGCACACCCGTGGCGGAGGGACGGATTCGCTACCATGCCGATAATGTGGTGGTGCATGTGCCGTTGACGGATGCGGGACGGGCGGAGGTGCGGCAGGCGATCGCGGCGGCGCGGGCATTGCGCCAGTCGGACTTGCGGCCACCGGTGACGGTGAATGAACGGCTCTGTGCGCGGTGTTCATTAGCGCCAGTTTGTTTACCCGAAGAAGCCCGATTAGCCCACGATCGCGAGTGGGAGCCGGTGCGGTTATTTCCAGCGGATGACGATCGCCAGGTGGTGCATGTATTGGAGCCGGGCAGTCGGGTGGGCCGGACGGGGGAGCAGTTGAAGGTGGCACGACTGAATCAGCCAGTGGAACTGTTCCCAATTCGGCAGGTGGCTCAGGTGGTATTGCATAGCTATGCCCAGATTTCGACCCAGGCGTTGCATTTTTGTGCGGATCAGGGGGTAGGGGTACATTTCATTTCGGGCGGTGGGCGGTATCTGGGCAGTTTTGATACGCGGCAGGGCAGTATCCAGCGGCGGATTCGTCAGTATCAGGCGTTAACAGATGGAGCAGTGTGTTTGCGGCTAGCCCAGCGGTTGGTGATGTGTCGGGGCCAGGGCCAGCGCAAGTTTTTGATGCGCGGGCAGCGATCGGCTTCGCCAGCGGTCCAAGCAGCCTTAAAACCGACGATCGCGCAGATGCAGGCGGTATTGAAGCAGGTGGACCGGGCGGATTCGTTGGCAACGTTGCTGGGGCTAGAGGGGAAGTTAGCGGCGTTGTATTTTGGCGCGTTGCCGTTGTTGATTGGGGAGAAGGTGCCGCCGGAGTTGCGGTTTGATGGCCGGAATCGGCGTCCGCCGAAGGATCGGTTTAATGCATTGCTGAGTTTTGGCTATGCGTTGGTATTTAAGGATGTGATGAATGGGATTCTGACGGTGGGCCTGGAGCCGGCGTTGGGGTTCTATCATCAACCGCGATCGCAGGCAGCACCGTTGGCGTTGGATTTGCTGGAGATTTTCCGGGTGCCGTTGGTGGATATGACGGTGATGGCGTCGGTGAATCGGGGGCAGTGGGATGTGGCGGCGGATTTTGAGGTGCGGGGGCCGCAGGTGTGGCTGAGTGAGGTGGGGCGGCATAAGTTTGTGGAACTCTATGAGCGGCGCAAGGAGGAAACGTGGAAGCATCCCAAACTGGGCTATGCGTTGTCCTATCGGCGCTGGTTTGAGTTGGAGGTGCGGTTGTTGGAGAAGGAGTGGATGGGGGAAGGGGGCCTATTCGCCCAGTTGGTGTTGCGCTAG
- the cas2 gene encoding CRISPR-associated endonuclease Cas2: protein MAELKHWYMVCYDIRDPKRWRKAYRLLEGYGERLQYSIFRCWLSQRDRERLRWELEKVLAAEDSLLLVGMCDRCVQRIPSYNRPESWQVRGDRFRIL from the coding sequence ATGGCTGAACTGAAGCATTGGTATATGGTTTGTTACGACATTCGGGACCCGAAGCGTTGGCGGAAGGCATATCGGTTACTAGAAGGGTATGGAGAGCGGTTGCAATATTCGATTTTTCGCTGTTGGCTGTCGCAGCGCGATCGCGAGCGATTGCGCTGGGAGTTGGAAAAGGTGCTGGCGGCGGAGGATAGTTTGTTGCTGGTGGGGATGTGCGATCGCTGTGTGCAGCGGATTCCCAGCTATAACCGCCCGGAGTCGTGGCAGGTGCGGGGCGATCGTTTTCGTATTTTGTAG
- a CDS encoding GNAT family N-acetyltransferase has protein sequence MHAIMAAIDATNEASLRLHYHFGFVEVAHLRQVGYKFGQWLDLKLLELVLETPQSPTEP, from the coding sequence ATGCACGCCATTATGGCAGCGATCGATGCGACAAATGAAGCGAGTCTGCGCCTTCATTACCATTTTGGGTTTGTTGAGGTCGCCCACCTGCGGCAAGTCGGTTATAAGTTTGGCCAGTGGTTAGACCTGAAACTACTGGAATTAGTTTTAGAAACACCCCAATCGCCTACTGAACCTTAA
- a CDS encoding AMIN domain-containing protein translates to MSQLLGNPTHPGRPCTNGVAPQFSDPDTRRRSLRWRRVGCLASLTLLTLLGPANLLTQATLLQRWQVDPATQQLELWLAAGITPVVSLLQAPPRIVIDLPGVTIANSQTQTYTGSIRQVRLGQFQPDRARMVIELAAGTPLTKETVCLQRVADRASAGERWLLSPDLSAATRAHDLRPLTPLGLAAIASDHRPASAADRPPPIPRSLPAAGGPASPVNDELPPAQFLPPPGSQPVTVRVPSLTQPAPSGAASFQVPTMPASGATPPVTVPPAMPPTAAPPVATATPPAFVTPAPSTPLPSPLPLMPAAPIGPGLPAPSVNPAPMTPTAPPTAWQPPASRPLSASASSPPAGNLIQFGQPLPMGQSAQTPGLGTMPSQPLAFQSPVSTDRLPVGTWLPLVYPGQAPLPLQNGVARPEVLVLQQNLMDSRGNLFAPAGSRVLGRFESGRDGSRFVTQAIEINGTSQLLAATSLWMQGDRHVSKQKLWRNSGIAAAAGMVLTGFTGVGLLAGAAMGLAGTYAITPQPATIQPGQVIMVQVLEPVP, encoded by the coding sequence ATGAGCCAACTACTCGGCAACCCAACTCACCCAGGGCGACCGTGTACCAATGGTGTGGCGCCGCAGTTCTCCGACCCAGACACGAGGCGACGATCCCTGAGGTGGCGGCGCGTGGGGTGTCTCGCTAGCCTCACCCTACTGACCCTACTGGGGCCGGCAAATCTGCTCACCCAAGCCACTTTACTCCAGCGCTGGCAGGTTGATCCCGCCACCCAACAATTGGAACTCTGGTTAGCAGCCGGGATAACCCCAGTGGTAAGCCTGCTCCAAGCTCCCCCGCGGATTGTGATTGACCTGCCCGGCGTGACAATCGCCAATAGCCAGACCCAAACCTATACGGGCAGCATTCGCCAGGTGCGCTTGGGGCAGTTCCAGCCCGATCGCGCCCGCATGGTAATTGAGTTGGCCGCGGGAACCCCCCTGACCAAGGAAACGGTGTGCCTTCAGCGCGTGGCCGATCGTGCCTCGGCAGGTGAACGCTGGTTACTCTCCCCTGACCTCTCTGCTGCAACCCGTGCCCATGATTTGCGGCCCCTAACCCCCCTTGGGTTGGCGGCGATCGCGAGCGATCACCGTCCCGCCTCAGCCGCGGATCGTCCACCCCCCATTCCCCGCAGCTTGCCCGCTGCCGGGGGACCTGCCTCACCAGTGAATGACGAGCTGCCGCCAGCCCAGTTCTTGCCGCCGCCAGGGAGCCAGCCGGTCACCGTTCGCGTACCCAGCCTCACCCAACCGGCTCCCAGCGGTGCCGCTTCCTTCCAAGTGCCGACGATGCCGGCCTCTGGGGCAACACCGCCGGTTACGGTGCCGCCAGCCATGCCACCCACGGCAGCACCACCTGTGGCAACAGCAACGCCACCGGCCTTCGTGACACCGGCACCGTCTACTCCTCTGCCCTCCCCTCTGCCCCTGATGCCGGCAGCACCGATCGGACCTGGGTTGCCTGCCCCGAGTGTGAACCCGGCGCCCATGACACCGACTGCTCCCCCAACGGCTTGGCAACCCCCCGCATCGAGGCCATTGTCGGCTTCAGCGAGTTCCCCCCCCGCAGGCAACCTGATCCAGTTTGGCCAACCTCTGCCGATGGGTCAATCGGCGCAAACCCCTGGCCTGGGGACTATGCCGTCCCAGCCACTCGCTTTCCAATCCCCTGTGAGTACCGATCGCTTACCCGTGGGAACTTGGTTACCCCTAGTTTATCCAGGCCAAGCCCCTCTGCCTTTACAAAATGGAGTGGCCCGTCCAGAAGTCCTTGTGCTTCAACAAAACCTCATGGACAGTCGTGGCAACCTGTTTGCGCCAGCGGGGAGCCGGGTATTGGGGCGGTTTGAATCCGGACGGGATGGCAGTCGCTTTGTCACCCAGGCGATCGAGATCAATGGGACCTCCCAACTGCTAGCCGCCACCTCCCTCTGGATGCAGGGCGATCGCCATGTTTCCAAGCAAAAATTGTGGCGCAATTCCGGGATTGCCGCCGCAGCCGGAATGGTGCTGACGGGCTTTACAGGGGTGGGGTTGTTGGCGGGGGCTGCAATGGGATTAGCGGGAACCTATGCGATAACCCCACAACCGGCGACCATTCAGCCAGGGCAGGTGATTATGGTGCAGGTGTTGGAACCTGTTCCCTAG
- a CDS encoding response regulator: MSANFHHRPVVLAVDDSPLIHQLIREALGQYYHVLVADNANTALATLYQEPIQVLLLDVTMPEVDGLELCRTVRTLPQFHTLPIVMLTSRDAPFDRVQGRMAGASEYLTKPFDAEELRQVVQKFVAVASTPAIE; the protein is encoded by the coding sequence ATGTCTGCTAATTTCCACCACCGACCTGTTGTGCTAGCGGTGGATGACAGTCCACTTATCCACCAACTGATCCGGGAAGCGTTGGGCCAGTATTATCACGTGCTGGTGGCGGATAATGCCAACACGGCTCTAGCCACCCTCTACCAGGAACCGATTCAGGTTCTACTACTGGATGTCACCATGCCAGAGGTCGATGGTCTGGAACTGTGCCGCACAGTGAGAACGTTGCCCCAATTCCACACCTTGCCGATCGTGATGCTGACTTCCCGGGATGCCCCTTTCGATCGCGTCCAGGGGCGGATGGCGGGCGCGTCGGAGTATTTGACCAAACCCTTCGATGCCGAGGAACTGCGGCAGGTGGTCCAAAAATTCGTGGCAGTGGCATCAACGCCTGCGATCGAGTAG
- a CDS encoding LemA family protein, whose product MVGALRAPTINSGEPKNQVEQAFSSIDVILKKRWDLIPNLISVAKNYMKYEQETLEKIVSLRSQAMSSRGEGNSRIELENQLSGAIGRFMVTVESYPELKANASFQQIQASLNEVEEQLSASRRFYNTAVTDFNNAIEMFPSSIVASTMNYRPRRLFEATEQARQNVNVGDLFER is encoded by the coding sequence ATGGTGGGGGCGCTACGCGCCCCCACCATAAACTCAGGAGAGCCAAAAAATCAGGTAGAGCAAGCATTTTCCAGTATAGATGTCATACTCAAAAAACGCTGGGATCTGATTCCAAACCTGATCTCAGTAGCGAAGAACTATATGAAGTATGAGCAGGAGACGTTGGAGAAGATCGTCAGCCTCCGATCGCAAGCGATGTCAAGTCGGGGAGAAGGCAATAGCCGGATTGAGCTGGAAAATCAGCTTTCTGGTGCCATCGGCAGGTTCATGGTCACGGTAGAATCCTACCCAGAGTTGAAGGCAAATGCTTCGTTTCAACAAATCCAAGCGTCACTCAATGAAGTAGAGGAACAATTGTCAGCCTCGCGGCGGTTCTACAACACAGCGGTGACGGATTTTAATAATGCGATCGAAATGTTTCCCTCCAGCATCGTTGCATCCACTATGAATTATCGTCCTCGGCGGTTATTTGAAGCGACAGAACAAGCGCGACAAAATGTCAACGTTGGGGATTTATTTGAACGCTGA
- the bchB gene encoding ferredoxin:protochlorophyllide reductase (ATP-dependent) subunit B produces MKLAYWMYAGPAHIGTLRIASSFKNVHAIMHAPLGDDYFNVMRSMLERERDFTPVTASIVDRNVLARGSQEKVVDNITRKDREEHPDLIVLTPTCTSSILQEDLQNFVDRAQIEVQGDVLLADVNHYRVNELQAADRTLAQIVQFYIEKARKKGELPQGKTETPSVNILGITTLGFHNQHDCRELRQLMADLGIEVNTVIPAGATVHELKTLPRAWFNLVPYREVGLMAAEYLKTEFAMPYVDITPMGVVETARCIRAIQKLLNAQGAAVDYENFIDTQTRFVSQAAWFSRSIDCQNLTGKRAVVFGDNTHAAAMTKVLAREMGIHVVLSGTYCKYDADWFREQVSEYCDEVLISDDNAAIGDAIARLEPAAIFGTQMERHVGKRLDIPCGVIAAPIHIQNFPVGYRPFLGYEGANQIVDLVYNSFTLGMEDHLLEIFGGHDTKEVITKSVSADSDLNWTREAQAELNKVPGFVRGKVKRNTEKFARDRNLSEITIEVLYAAKEAIGA; encoded by the coding sequence ATGAAATTGGCTTACTGGATGTATGCTGGCCCCGCCCACATTGGCACCCTGCGGATTGCCAGTTCGTTTAAAAACGTCCATGCCATTATGCACGCCCCCCTTGGCGATGATTATTTCAACGTGATGCGATCGATGCTGGAACGGGAGCGCGACTTCACCCCGGTGACGGCCAGTATTGTCGATCGCAATGTGTTAGCGCGGGGGTCGCAGGAAAAGGTAGTGGACAACATCACTCGCAAGGACAGGGAAGAGCATCCGGATCTGATTGTGTTGACGCCGACCTGCACTTCCAGCATTTTGCAAGAGGATCTGCAGAATTTCGTCGATCGTGCCCAGATTGAGGTGCAGGGGGATGTGTTGCTGGCGGATGTGAATCATTATCGGGTAAATGAGCTACAGGCTGCCGATCGCACACTGGCCCAAATTGTCCAGTTTTATATTGAGAAGGCCCGCAAGAAGGGCGAACTCCCCCAAGGTAAAACCGAAACGCCCTCGGTGAATATCCTGGGCATCACGACCCTGGGTTTCCATAACCAGCACGATTGCCGTGAACTGCGCCAATTGATGGCCGACCTAGGGATTGAGGTGAACACAGTCATTCCGGCAGGAGCGACGGTTCATGAACTGAAGACGCTACCTCGTGCCTGGTTTAACCTGGTGCCCTATCGGGAGGTGGGCCTGATGGCGGCAGAATACCTGAAAACTGAGTTTGCGATGCCCTATGTGGATATTACGCCGATGGGGGTTGTGGAAACGGCCCGTTGTATTCGCGCTATCCAGAAGCTACTGAATGCCCAGGGGGCGGCGGTAGACTATGAAAATTTCATCGATACCCAAACCCGGTTTGTGTCTCAAGCGGCTTGGTTCTCGCGATCGATCGATTGCCAAAATCTGACGGGTAAAAGGGCGGTGGTGTTTGGTGACAATACCCATGCGGCGGCGATGACAAAGGTGCTAGCGCGAGAGATGGGGATTCACGTGGTCCTGTCGGGAACCTACTGTAAATATGATGCAGATTGGTTCCGGGAGCAGGTGAGTGAATACTGCGATGAGGTATTGATCAGTGATGACAATGCTGCGATCGGGGATGCGATCGCCCGTTTGGAACCGGCGGCAATTTTTGGTACCCAGATGGAGCGTCATGTGGGCAAGCGCCTAGATATTCCCTGTGGGGTGATTGCTGCGCCGATTCACATCCAAAACTTCCCGGTGGGCTATCGGCCTTTCCTGGGGTACGAGGGAGCCAATCAAATTGTGGATCTAGTCTACAATTCGTTCACGCTGGGGATGGAAGACCATCTACTAGAAATTTTCGGCGGTCATGATACAAAAGAGGTCATCACTAAGAGCGTTTCAGCGGATTCTGACCTGAATTGGACTCGCGAAGCTCAGGCGGAATTAAATAAGGTGCCGGGTTTCGTGCGGGGTAAGGTGAAGCGCAATACGGAAAAGTTTGCCCGCGATCGTAATCTGAGTGAAATCACGATCGAAGTGCTGTATGCCGCTAAGGAAGCGATCGGGGCCTAA
- a CDS encoding DUF2301 domain-containing membrane protein: MTATSDPTPIYQGQFGEFTITADDRREVLIYRTGLAIAALCFAIATGLVLTLADYPLTPWLLTGLYAVFTLALGISLLTIHIYLIILHRFLQACWLIGAIASVIVAVKFPTPLVLTVYQQPWLLFGVGWIFVALTGIFFKEAFCFDRLETKLLTPLVPMVLLGHMSNLLPLYVEQLLLTIWAGGFLIFAGRKAFQAIPDDIGDKSVFEHLHQQSKAGSKAA; encoded by the coding sequence ATGACTGCAACTTCAGATCCAACTCCTATCTATCAAGGCCAATTTGGTGAGTTCACGATTACTGCGGATGATCGCCGCGAGGTGCTCATCTATCGGACGGGCCTCGCGATCGCCGCCCTCTGTTTTGCGATCGCCACGGGGCTTGTCCTTACCTTAGCCGATTATCCCTTAACCCCCTGGCTACTCACCGGGTTATATGCCGTTTTTACCCTAGCGCTGGGCATTAGTCTTCTAACCATTCATATTTATCTGATTATCCTGCATCGGTTTCTCCAAGCCTGCTGGCTGATCGGCGCGATCGCTTCGGTAATCGTTGCGGTGAAATTTCCAACCCCCTTAGTTCTGACCGTCTACCAACAGCCTTGGCTCCTGTTCGGTGTGGGTTGGATCTTTGTGGCATTGACCGGCATTTTCTTTAAGGAAGCCTTTTGCTTCGATCGCCTAGAAACTAAACTACTCACTCCACTGGTGCCAATGGTGCTACTTGGCCACATGAGCAATCTTTTACCCCTTTATGTCGAACAACTCTTATTAACTATTTGGGCCGGTGGTTTCTTGATCTTTGCAGGCCGAAAAGCCTTCCAGGCAATTCCTGACGATATTGGTGACAAATCTGTATTTGAACATCTGCACCAACAATCTAAGGCAGGATCAAAAGCAGCATGA
- a CDS encoding valine--tRNA ligase, whose protein sequence is MTATLPARTNLPTQYDPTTTEAKWQQVWESHEVFKADPDHPGEPYCIVIPPPNVTGSLHMGHAFEHALIDTLVRYHRMTGRNTLWLPGTDHASIAVSTLLDRELSSQGKRREDVGREAYLQRAWQWKQESGSKIVSQLRRLGLSVDWSRERFTMDPGLTRAVIEAFVLLYEEGLIYRGNYMVNWCPASQSAVSDLEVESREVEGNLWHFRYPLTSGEGYVEVATTRPETMLGDTAVAVNPNDDRYQHLIGQTVLLPIMEREIPIIADEYVDASFGTGCVKVTPAHDPNDFEMGQRHHLPLINILNKDGTLNENGGPFAGLDRFVARKQVVKRLEADGFLVKVEPYKHTVPYSDRGKVPIEPLISTQWFVRIRPLADRALAFLDEQHSPEFVPERWAKVYRDWLVNLRDWCISRQLWWGHQIPAWYAISETGSQLTEDTPFIVARTAEEAQAKAIAQFGESVQLEQDPDVLDTWFSSGLWPFSTLGWPEKTRDFETYYPTTTLVTGFDIIFFWVARMTMLAGHFTGQMPFKTVYIHGLVRDENNKKMSKSANNGIDPLVLINKYGTDALRFTLVREVAGAGQDIRLEYDRKTDESASVEASRNFTNKLWNASRFVLMNLDGKTPAQLGTPRPVDLELSDRWILSRYHQVARRSREAIDQHSLGEAAKGLYEFIWGDFCDWYIELVKSRLQGDDSKSRRTAQQVLAQVLEGTLKLLHPFMPHITEEIWQTLVQAENQQYLALQPYPTPDLNLIDPRLEQAFVLITDTIRTIRNLRSEAEIKPGLRISAVLQSEDDRERNILNAGRPYIQDLAKVANLTIARAFAPTSPEVALPTGISSPTAAPADSVATAPATPTTSTAHPDIFLPFILLLPFLVLVLFALAGVVAIARLLISLIPGAPFRPDWSQPRTSSEDPVPVPAALPPDIVPYPTQNIAGVTGTVQVLIPLAAVVDVDALRAKLSKTLSKVEADIATLTQRLNNANYVQKAPAAVVQSTRNSLAEAEKQAEILRERLQRLENS, encoded by the coding sequence ATGACTGCAACCCTTCCCGCCCGCACGAACTTACCCACCCAATACGACCCCACCACCACCGAAGCAAAATGGCAGCAGGTCTGGGAAAGCCACGAAGTCTTCAAAGCGGATCCCGACCACCCCGGTGAACCCTACTGCATTGTCATCCCGCCCCCCAATGTCACCGGCAGCCTGCACATGGGCCACGCCTTTGAACACGCCCTGATCGATACCCTCGTGCGCTACCATCGTATGACCGGGCGCAACACCCTCTGGCTCCCCGGCACTGACCACGCCAGTATCGCCGTCAGTACCTTGCTCGATCGCGAACTCAGCAGCCAGGGTAAACGGCGCGAAGATGTGGGGCGCGAAGCCTACCTGCAACGGGCATGGCAATGGAAACAGGAATCCGGCAGCAAAATTGTTAGCCAACTGCGGCGACTGGGCCTCTCGGTCGACTGGTCACGGGAACGCTTCACGATGGACCCAGGGCTGACCCGGGCGGTCATTGAGGCCTTTGTCTTGCTCTATGAAGAAGGCTTAATCTATCGCGGCAACTACATGGTCAACTGGTGCCCTGCCAGCCAGTCCGCCGTTTCTGATCTGGAAGTGGAAAGCCGGGAAGTTGAGGGTAACCTCTGGCATTTCCGCTATCCCCTCACCTCCGGCGAGGGCTATGTCGAAGTGGCCACCACCCGCCCGGAAACGATGCTGGGGGATACGGCGGTGGCAGTGAACCCCAACGACGATCGCTACCAACACCTGATCGGCCAAACCGTGCTGCTGCCGATCATGGAGCGCGAGATCCCAATCATTGCCGATGAGTACGTTGATGCCAGTTTTGGGACTGGCTGCGTCAAGGTCACCCCCGCCCATGATCCCAATGACTTTGAGATGGGCCAACGCCACCATTTACCCTTGATCAATATCCTCAACAAAGATGGCACCTTGAATGAAAACGGCGGTCCCTTTGCTGGGTTGGATCGCTTCGTCGCCCGTAAACAGGTAGTCAAACGCCTAGAAGCAGACGGCTTCCTGGTTAAAGTTGAACCCTATAAGCACACCGTCCCCTACAGCGATCGCGGCAAGGTTCCCATTGAACCGTTGATTTCGACCCAATGGTTTGTGCGCATTCGTCCCCTTGCTGATCGGGCACTGGCGTTTCTGGACGAGCAACACTCACCGGAATTCGTGCCAGAACGCTGGGCTAAGGTCTACCGCGACTGGCTGGTGAACCTGCGAGACTGGTGTATCTCGCGGCAATTATGGTGGGGCCACCAGATCCCCGCCTGGTACGCCATCAGCGAAACTGGCAGCCAACTGACCGAAGACACCCCCTTTATCGTCGCCCGCACCGCTGAAGAAGCCCAGGCCAAGGCGATCGCTCAATTTGGCGAATCGGTGCAACTGGAGCAAGACCCGGATGTTCTGGATACCTGGTTTTCCTCTGGATTATGGCCCTTTTCCACCCTGGGTTGGCCCGAAAAGACCCGCGACTTCGAGACCTACTACCCCACTACCACCCTCGTAACCGGGTTTGATATCATTTTCTTTTGGGTGGCTCGGATGACCATGCTAGCGGGGCACTTCACCGGCCAAATGCCCTTCAAAACGGTCTATATCCACGGCTTAGTTCGGGATGAAAACAATAAGAAAATGTCGAAATCAGCCAACAACGGCATTGATCCCCTGGTGTTAATCAACAAATACGGCACCGATGCCTTGCGCTTTACCCTGGTGCGAGAAGTAGCTGGAGCCGGTCAAGACATTCGCCTGGAATACGATCGCAAAACCGATGAATCGGCCTCGGTTGAAGCCTCCCGTAACTTCACCAACAAACTCTGGAATGCCTCCCGGTTTGTTCTGATGAACCTGGATGGCAAAACCCCGGCCCAGTTGGGCACGCCTCGCCCCGTAGATTTAGAACTGAGCGATCGCTGGATTCTTTCGCGCTACCACCAGGTCGCCCGGCGCAGCCGGGAAGCCATCGATCAGCATAGCCTCGGTGAAGCTGCCAAGGGGTTGTACGAGTTCATCTGGGGTGATTTTTGCGACTGGTATATTGAACTGGTCAAATCCCGTCTCCAGGGTGACGATAGCAAATCCCGCCGCACCGCCCAGCAGGTCTTGGCCCAGGTCCTCGAAGGCACCCTTAAACTGCTGCATCCTTTCATGCCCCACATTACTGAGGAAATCTGGCAAACCCTTGTCCAGGCTGAAAATCAACAGTACCTTGCCCTACAACCCTATCCCACTCCCGACCTAAATCTGATCGATCCCCGCCTAGAGCAAGCCTTTGTCCTGATCACCGACACCATTCGCACAATTCGTAACCTACGATCGGAGGCCGAAATCAAGCCCGGTCTGCGGATTAGCGCCGTGCTGCAAAGCGAAGACGATCGCGAACGTAACATCCTCAACGCCGGACGCCCCTACATTCAAGATCTGGCCAAAGTGGCCAATCTGACGATCGCCCGCGCCTTTGCCCCCACCTCCCCAGAAGTTGCCCTACCCACTGGGATTAGCTCGCCAACAGCGGCTCCTGCTGACTCCGTGGCCACTGCCCCTGCCACCCCCACCACCTCCACCGCCCATCCAGATATTTTTCTGCCCTTTATCTTGCTATTGCCCTTCCTGGTCCTGGTCCTGTTTGCGCTGGCTGGGGTGGTGGCGATCGCGCGCCTGCTGATCAGTTTGATTCCCGGGGCACCGTTTAGGCCCGACTGGTCCCAGCCTCGCACCAGCAGCGAAGATCCCGTTCCCGTTCCGGCTGCCCTGCCGCCCGACATCGTGCCCTACCCTACCCAAAATATCGCTGGCGTGACGGGCACCGTCCAGGTTTTGATTCCCCTAGCGGCAGTCGTCGATGTTGACGCCCTGCGGGCCAAACTTAGCAAAACCCTGAGCAAAGTCGAAGCCGATATTGCCACCCTGACCCAGCGGCTTAATAATGCTAATTATGTGCAGAAAGCACCGGCTGCTGTGGTCCAAAGTACCCGTAACTCCCTCGCTGAAGCTGAAAAGCAGGCAGAAATTTTGCGAGAGCGGCTGCAACGGCTGGAGAATTCCTGA